Proteins co-encoded in one Oreochromis aureus strain Israel breed Guangdong linkage group 3, ZZ_aureus, whole genome shotgun sequence genomic window:
- the LOC120433440 gene encoding mucin-2-like — protein sequence MAATTTTTADTTTTAAPTTTTPATTTTTAASTTTAPATTTTTAATTTTAATTTTSPATTTTIAATTTTSPATTTTAATTTTSPATTTTNAPTTTTAPATTTTNAPTTTTAPATTTTTPASTTTAQATTTTTAATTTTTPATTTTIAPTTTAAPTTTTTTAATTTTAPVTTTTVVTTTTAPATTTTTAATTATAPTTTTAPATTTTTTAPTTTTSLATTTTTAPTATTTLPATTTTTAATTTTVATTTTSPATTTTTAAPTNTSPATTTTTAATTTTSPVTTTTTAPTTTTATATTTTTTAPTTTTSPATTTTTAATTTTAPATTTTTAPATTTTTAATTTTSPATTTTMAATTTTVPATTTTTADTTTTAAPTTTTPATTTTTAASTTTAPATTTTTAATTTTAATTTTSPATTTTIAATTTTSPATTTTAATTTTSPATTTTNAPTTTTAPATTTTTPASTTTAQATTTTTATAATTATAATTTTSPATITTTAATTTTSLATTTTTAPTTTTAPATTTTTTAPTTTASLATTTTTAPSTTTAATTTTTTAATATTTLPATTTTTAATTTTAATTTTSPATTTTTAATTTTSPATTTTTAATTTTAPATTTTTAPATTTTTAATTTTSPATTTTNAPTTTTAPATTTTTPATTTTSPATTTTTAATTTTSPATTTTTAATTTTAPATTTTTAPATTTTTAATTTTSPATTTTTAPTTTTAAATTTTTAATTTTTLPATTTSTAATTTTSPATTTTTAATTTTSLVTTTTTAPTTTTARATTTAPTTTTSSATTTTTPATTTTSPATTTTTATTTTTSPATTTTTAATTTTSPATTTTNAPTTTTAPATTTTTPATSTTSPATTTTSAATTTTSPATTTTTAPTTTTAPATTTAATTTTTPATTTTAPTTTAAPTTTTITMTATSTTAPATTTTTAATTTTTPATTTTAPTTTAAPTTTTTTAATTTTAATTTTAPATTTTTAATTTTAATTTTTPATTTTMAPTTTAPVTTTTATTTTAPATTSTMAASTTPAPVTTTTTAATTTTAPATTTTTAATTTRAATTTTSPATTTTTAATTTTSPATTTTNSPTTTTAATTTTSPATTTTTAATTTTAPATTTTTAATTTTTPATTTTIAPTTTAAPTTTTTTAATTTTAPTAATTTTAATTTTSPATTTTTAATTTTSPATTTTTAATTTTSPATTTTTAATTTTSPATTTTTAATTTTSPATTTTTASTTTTSPATTPTTASTTTTAPATTTTTAATTTTSPATTTTTAPTTTTAAATTTTTGATATTTLPATTTTTAATTTTAATTTTSPATTTTTAATTTTSPATTTTTAATTTTSPATTTTTAATTTTSPVTTTTTAPTTTTAPATTTTTKAPTTTTSPATTTTTPATTTTALTTTTTTTAPTTTTAPATTTTTAATTTTATTTTTAATTTTTPATTTTAPTTTAAPTTTTTSAATTTTAATTTTTPATTTTTTAPTTTAPVTTTTATTTSAPATTSTMAASTTTAPVTTTTTAATTTPATTTTTTTAATTTTAATTTTTPATTTTTTAATTTTAPVTITTTAATTTAAPATTITTAATSTTTTTPATTTTTTAPTTTTAPTTTTTAATTTFPATTTTTLEPPYRIAFPSLVSLNVVSFSCCINYYNCCTNNYSIHK from the exons caccaccaccacagccccggccacaacaacaacaacacctgccAGCACCACCACAGCCCAggctacaacaacaacaacagctgccaccaccaccacaacacctgccacaacaacaacaattgctCCCACGACCACCGCAGcaccaactacaacaacaacaacagctgccacaACTACCACTGCTcctgtgacaacaacaacggttgtcaccaccaccacagccccagctactacaacaacaacagctgccaccaCAGCCACAgctcccaccaccaccacagccccagccacaacaacaacaacaacggctcccaccaccaccacatccctggccacaacaacaactactgcTCCCACTGCGACCACCACATTACCGgccactacaacaacaacagctgccaccaccaccacagtagccacaacaaccacatccccggccacaacaacaaccacagctgcccccACCAACACATCCccggccacaacaacaactactgcTGCCACAACCACCACATCCCCGGTcactacaacaactactgctcccaccaccaccacagcaacagccacaacaacaacaacaacggctcccaccaccaccacatccCCTGCCactacaacaaccacagctgccaccaccaccacagccccagccacaacaacaaccacagccccggccacaacaacaacaacagctgcgaccaccaccacatccccggccacaacaacaacaatggctgccaccaccaccacagtgccagcaactacaacaacaacagctgacaCCACCACAACAGCGGCCCCCACCACCACAACccctgccacaacaacaacaacggcaGCCAGCACCACCACAGCCCCAgccactacaacaacaacagctgccaccaccaccacagcagCCACAACCACCACATCCccggccacaacaacaaccatagctgccaccaccaccacatccCCGGCCACAACAACTactgctgccaccaccaccacatccCCGGCCACTACAACAACTAATgctcccaccaccaccacagccccggccacaacaacaacaacacctgccAGCACCACCACAGCCCAggctacaacaacaacaacagct acagctgccaccaCAGCCacagctgccaccaccaccacatccCCAGCCACAATAACAACTactgctgccaccaccaccacatccCTGGccactacaacaactactgctcccaccaccaccacagccccagccacaacaacaacaacaacggctCCCACCACCACCGCATCCCtggccacaacaacaactactgcTCCCAGCACCACCACAGCcgcaaccacaacaacaacaacagctgcgaCCGCCACCACCACATTACCGgccactacaacaacaacagctgccaccaccaccacagcagCCACAACCACCACATCCCCGGCCACAACAACGACCacagctgccaccaccaccacatccCCGGCCACAACAACGACCacagctgccaccaccaccacagccccagccacaacaacaaccacagccccggccacaacaacaacaacagctgcgaccaccaccacatccccggccacaacaacaactaatgctccaaccaccaccacagccccagccacaacaacaacaacacctgccaccaccaccacatccCCTGCCactacaacaaccacagctgccaccACAACCACATCCCCGGCCACAACAACGACCacagctgccaccaccaccacagccccagccacaacaacaaccacagccccggccacaacaacaacaacagctgcgaccaccaccacatccccggccacaacaacaactactgctcccaccaccaccacagccgcagccacaacaacaacaacagctgccaccaccaccaccacattaCCGGCCACTACAACATCAACAGCTGCAACCACCACCACATCCccggccacaacaacaaccactgctgccaccaccaccacatccCTGGTCACTACAACAACCACTgctcccaccaccaccacagcccGGGCCACAACAACGgctcccaccaccaccacatccTCTgccactacaacaacaacacctgccaccaccaccacatccCCTGCCactacaacaaccacagctaCCACCACAACCACATCCCCGGCCACAACAACGACCacagctgccaccaccaccacatccCCAGCCACTACAACAACTAATgctcccaccaccaccacagccccagccacaacaacaacaacacctgccACCAGTACCACATCCCCTGCCACTACAACAACCTCAGCAGCCACCACAACCACATCCccggccacaacaacaactactgctcccaccaccaccacagccccAGCCACAACAACAgcggccaccaccaccacaacacctgccacaacaacaacGGCTCCCACTACCACCGCAGcaccaactacaacaacaataacaatgacTGCCACCTCCACCACAGCTCCAgccactacaacaacaacagctgccaccaccaccaccacacctgccacaacaacaacGGCTCCCACTACCACCGCAGcaccaactacaacaacaacaacagctgccaccacaaccacagctgccaccaccaccacagccccagccacaacaacaacaacagctgcgaCCACCACCACAgcggccaccaccaccacaacacctgccacaacaacaacaatggctCCCACTACCACTGCTCCTGTGACAACAACGACGGCTACCACCACCACAGCCCCAGCAACTACGTCAACAATGGCTGCCAGCACCACCCCAGCCCCAgtcactacaacaacaacagctgccaccaccaccacagccccagccactacaacaacaacagctgccaccaccaccagaGCAGCCACAACCACCACATCCccggccacaacaacaaccacagctgccaccaccaccacatccCCGGCCACTACAACAACTAATtctcccaccaccaccacagcagCCACAACCACCACATCCccggccacaacaacaaccacagctgccaccaccaccacagccccagccacaacaacaacaacagctgccaccaccaccacaacacctgccacaacaacaacaattgctCCCACTACCACCGCAGcaccaactacaacaacaacaacagctgccacaACTACCACTGCTcct acagctgcaaccACCACCACAGCAGCCACAACCACCACATCCccggccacaacaacaaccacagctgccaccaccaccacatccccggccacaacaacaaccacagctgccaccaccaccacatccCCTGCCACTACAACAACCACAGCAGCCACAACCACCACATCCccggccacaacaacaaccacagctgccaccaccaccacatccccggccacaacaacaaccacagcatccaccaccaccacatccCCTGCTACTACACCAACCACAGcgtccaccaccaccacagctccggccacaacaacaacaacagcagccaccaccaccacatccccggccacaacaacaactactgctcccaccaccaccacagccgcagccacaacaacaacaacaggtgcCACCGCCACCACCACATTACCGgccactacaacaacaacagctgcaaccACCACCACAGCAGCCACAACCACCACATCCccggccacaacaacaaccacagctgccaccaccaccacatccccggccacaacaacaaccacagctgccaccaccaccacatccccggccacaacaacaaccactgctgccaccaccaccacatccCCGGTCACTACAACAACCACTgctcccaccaccaccacagccccagccacaacaacaacaacaaaggctcccaccaccaccacatccCCTGCCACTACAACAACCACacctgccaccaccaccacagccctgaccacaacaacaaccaca actgctcccaccaccaccacagccccagccacaacaacaaccacagctgccaccaccaccacagccacaacaacaaccacagcggccaccaccaccacaacacctgccacaacaacaacGGCTCCCACTACCACCGCAGcaccaactacaacaacaacatcagctgCGACTACCACCacagctgccaccaccaccacaacacctgccacaacaacaacaacaaccgctCCCACTACCACTGCTCCTGTGACAACAACGACGGCTACCACCACCTCAGCCCCAGCAACTACGTCAACAATGGCTGCCAGCACCACCACAGCCCCAgtcactacaacaacaacagctgccaccaCAACccctgccacaacaacaacaacaacaacagctgccaccaccacaacagcggccaccaccaccacaacacctgccacaacaacaacaacaacagctgcgaCAACTACAACTGCTCCTGTGACAATAACAACAACGGCTGCCACCACCACCGCAGCCCCAGCAACTACGATAACAACGGCTGCCACCTCCACCACAACCACAACccctgccacaacaacaacaacaacggctcccactaccaccacagcaccaactacaacaacaacagctgccaccaccacaTTCCCGgccacaacaaccaccact CTGGAACCTCCTTACAGAATTGCGTTCCCTTCCTTGGTCTCCTTGAATGTTGTGAGCTTCAG CTGCTGCATCAACTACTACAACTGTTGTACCAACAACTACAGCATCCACAAGTAA